From Chlamydiifrater volucris, one genomic window encodes:
- the infA gene encoding translation initiation factor IF-1, with the protein MAKKEDTIVLEGQVKELLPNMSFRVVLENGMPVTAHLCGKMRMSNIRLLVGDRVTVEMSAYDLTKARVVYRHR; encoded by the coding sequence ATGGCTAAGAAAGAAGATACTATAGTTCTAGAGGGACAGGTTAAAGAATTGCTCCCGAACATGAGTTTTCGAGTGGTCCTGGAAAACGGGATGCCCGTTACGGCCCATTTGTGCGGGAAAATGCGTATGAGTAATATCAGGCTCTTGGTTGGGGATCGTGTGACTGTGGAGATGTCAGCTTATGACCTAACCAAAGCAAGGGTCGTCTATAGACATCGCTAG
- the tuf gene encoding elongation factor Tu yields MSKETFERKKPHVNIGTIGHVDHGKTTLTAAITKALAGDGLADFRDYNSIDNTPEEKARGITITASHVEYETPNRHYAHVDCPGHADYVKNMITGAAQMDGAILVVSATDGAMPQTKEHILLARQVGVPYIVVFLNKIDMISGEDSELVDLVEMELSELLEERGYKGCPIIRGSALKALEGDAQYVEKIRELMQAVDDNIPTPQREIDKPFLMPIEDVFSISGRGTVVTGRIERGVVKVSDKVQLVGLGETKDTIVTGVEMFRKELPEGHAGENVGLLLRGIGKNEVERGMVVCVPGSVKPHTKFQAAVYVLKKEEGGRHKPFFSGYRPQFFFRTTDVTGVVTLPENVEMVMPGDNVEIKVELICPVALEEGMRFAIREGGRTIGAGTISKIVE; encoded by the coding sequence ATGTCGAAAGAAACTTTCGAGCGAAAAAAGCCCCACGTAAACATTGGAACAATTGGGCACGTTGACCACGGTAAAACTACTTTGACAGCGGCTATTACGAAGGCATTGGCTGGTGATGGGTTGGCTGATTTTCGCGATTATAACTCGATCGACAATACTCCAGAAGAGAAGGCTCGTGGAATTACCATCACAGCTTCTCACGTGGAATATGAAACACCTAACAGGCACTATGCGCACGTTGACTGTCCGGGGCACGCTGACTATGTAAAGAATATGATTACGGGAGCGGCTCAGATGGATGGGGCCATTTTGGTGGTTTCTGCTACAGATGGTGCTATGCCTCAGACTAAAGAACATATTCTATTGGCAAGGCAAGTTGGAGTTCCATATATTGTTGTTTTCTTGAACAAGATTGACATGATTTCTGGCGAGGACAGTGAGTTGGTCGATTTGGTTGAGATGGAGCTTTCCGAGCTTTTGGAGGAAAGGGGTTATAAAGGTTGTCCTATAATTAGAGGTTCTGCTCTCAAGGCTTTAGAGGGAGATGCTCAATATGTAGAAAAAATTCGGGAGCTAATGCAGGCTGTTGATGATAACATTCCAACCCCCCAAAGGGAGATTGATAAGCCTTTCTTAATGCCTATCGAAGACGTTTTCTCTATTTCCGGTCGAGGAACTGTAGTAACGGGGCGTATTGAAAGAGGGGTAGTTAAAGTTTCTGACAAGGTTCAGCTTGTAGGTCTTGGAGAGACTAAAGACACTATCGTTACTGGGGTTGAGATGTTCCGAAAAGAGCTTCCAGAGGGGCACGCTGGAGAGAATGTAGGTTTGCTTCTCAGAGGTATTGGAAAGAATGAGGTTGAGCGCGGAATGGTTGTGTGTGTGCCTGGGAGCGTTAAACCTCACACGAAGTTTCAGGCTGCGGTCTATGTTTTGAAGAAAGAAGAGGGCGGAAGGCATAAACCTTTCTTCAGTGGTTATAGGCCTCAGTTCTTCTTTAGGACAACGGACGTTACGGGTGTAGTTACTTTGCCTGAGAATGTAGAGATGGTTATGCCTGGAGACAATGTTGAGATTAAAGTGGAGCTGATTTGTCCTGTGGCTCTCGAAGAAGGAATGAGATTTGCTATTCGGGAAGGCGGTAGGACGATTGGAGCTGGAACAATTTCAAAGATTGTTGAGTAG